ACCTAAGCGGGACCCAGATCACCGACGCAGGGCTCGTCCACCTAGAGAAGCTCACGAACTTGTGGTTCTTGCACCTAAGCGGGACCCAGATCACCGACGCAGGGCTCGTCCACTTGGAGAAGCTCACAAACTTGTTTTTCTTGGATCTAGCGAAGACCCAGGTCACCGACGCAGGGCTGAAGGCTTTAAGGCAACGCTTGCCCAATACCAGTGTATCCTGGTGACAATACGAGGTCTCCAACGCCCCCCTTAGCCCTTGCTCGGCTTGAGTTTGGTGAGCTTCCCTGCTTCCAGTGCCTCCCTCGCCATCTCGCGGAGGCGGAACTTTTGGATCTTGCCGGATTGGGTCATCGGGAACTCGTCGACGATCTCGACGTAGCGGGGGACCTTGAAGTTCGCGATCTTGCCAGCGCAGTAGTCGACGATCTCCTGCGGGTCGATCGAGACCCCCTCCCGCGGGATGATGTAGGCGATCGCCACCTCGCCCATTACATCGTCCGGCACCCCGACGACAGAGACGTTCTGCACCTTGGGATGGGTGAACAGGTACTCCTCGATCTCGGCCGGATAGACGTTGAACCCGCCGGTGATCAGCATGTCCTTCTTCCGCCCGACGATCCTGACGTACCCCTCCTCGTCCATCGTAGCAAGGTCGCCGGAGTAGAGCCACCCCTCGGAGTCTATCGCCTCGGCGGTCACCTCCGGCATCTTGTAGTAGCCCATCATCACGTTGTACCCGCGGCAGGCGAGCTCGCCCATCTCCCCGGGCGGAAGCGGGTTGTGATCGTCGTCGACGATCCGGACCTCGATCCCGGGAAGCGGCCGCCCGACCGTCTCCACCCGCCGTTCGAGCGAGTCGTCGAACCGGGTCATGGTGATGACGGGCGAGGCCTCGGTCAGGCCGTAGGCGATCGAGACGTTGCACCCGAGCTCCTCCATCGTCCCGCGCATCACCTCAACCGGGCACGGCGCTCCGGCCATGATCCCGGTGCGAAGCGACGATACGTCGTAGGATGAGCCGTCCTCCTTCCCCTTCCGGTACTCCTCGAGCTCGAGGACGAACATCGTCGGGACCCCGTAGAGGATCGTAACCTTCTCCTGTTCGACCAGCTCGAGCGCCTCCTTCGCTTTGAACACCGGCATCGGGACGATGCTCGCCCCCCAGGTGACAGCGCCGGTGATTCCCATGACGCAGCCGAAGCAGTGGAAGAACGGGACGGCGAGGAGGAAGACGTCCTTCTCGGTCGTGTGCAGGACCTCGGTCACCTGCTCGGCGTTCTTCGCGATGTTGTGGTGGGAGAGCATCGCCCCCTTCGGGTTTCCGGTCGTGCCCGAGGTGTAGAGGATGAACACGTTCTCCAACGGATCGCACGCCTGCTCCCGCGCCTCGAGCACCCCGTCCCCAAGGAGCTTTTCCCCCAGGTCCTCGACCGCGGCGAATTCGTGCATTCCCTCACCGGTCCTCCCGTGGACGATCACGTTCTTCAGGCCAGGAAGATCCTTTCGCACCTCATCGATCATCTTGAGGTAATCGATCCCGACGAACGAGTCGACCATGAACAGGGCGGTCGCCTCGGAGTTTCCCAGGATGTAGCTTACCTCGTGGGGCTTGTAGCGGGTGTTCATCGGGACGACTACCGCCCCGATCCGCGCGATCGCGAAGTAGGCGATCACCCACTCGGGAATGTTCGGCATCCACAGTCCGACCTTGTCCCCCTTCTCCACTCCGAGCTCGATCAGGCCGCGGGCGAGCCGGTCGACCCGGGCGTCGAGCTCGCGGTAGGTTATCGTCTCGCCCTGATAGCGGATCGCATGACGGTCGGGGAACCTCGCTGCGGTTTCGGACAGGACGGAGGATAGCGTTCTCATCTGCACACCCCTCAGTTTAATTTTCACTAAATTATCAGAAAACCGGGAACGGGCGCAACCTGGCACCGGGGATGGACTGCCCATAAAATGGTGGGGAAGGAGGGATCTATGCGGGCAGCGTTTGGAAGATATCTCGACGTCGACCTCAGTGCGGGAAGGATTCAGGAGTACGCGGTCCCGGCCCGGTGGTACGATCTCCACCTCGGGGGGAAGGGGATCGGAGCGCGGATTCTGCTTGCGGAGCTGACCGGGAAGGAGGATCCCCTCTCGCCGGAGAACATCCTCGTCTTCGCCACCGGTCCGTTTCAAGGGACCGGACTGATGGGGGCAGGGCGGCACGCGGTCCTCGCGCTATCCCCGAAGACCCGATCGGTCGCCGATTCCTACGTCGGCGGCTACTTCGGCCACGAGCTCGGCCGGAGCGGGTACGATGGGATCATCGTGCGGGGAAGGGCCGATACGCCGGTCTACATCTCCCTGATCGACGGGAAGGCCGAGATCCACCGTGCGGATGACCTGTGGGGAAAAGGGGTGGGGGAGACGGACCGGACCCTCCGCAATCGCCACCCCGGAGGCCGGGTCGCCGCGATCGGGATCGCCGGTGAGAACCTCGTGCAAATGGCGTGCATCATGCACGATGTAACCCGTTCCGCTGGCCGTCCCGGGCTCGGCGCGGTGATGGGATCGAAGAACCTGAAGGCGATCATCGTCCACGGGACGGAGGATAAACCGCTCCACGACCGGGCTAGGTTCCAGTCGGAGCGTACCGCCTACGTCCGCGCGATGTTCGACAAGGCGGCACGGGACTTCGGAGAGTACGGGACAGTTGGCGGACTCACCTGGCTCTCCGAGCACGGGATCCTCCCGACGAAGAACTTCCAGGAGGGGACGTTCGACCGGGCAGAGGAGATCGGGGGAGAACGCCTCCATGACACGATCCTCGTCGACCGCGAGACGTGCGCCGGGTGTCCGATCCGGTGCAAGCGGGTCGTGGCAGCGGAGTTCGCCGGGAGGAAGGTCGATCCCCTGTTCGGCGGGCCGGAGTACGAGACGACGGCCGCGTTCGGCTCCCTGTGCATGAACGACGACCTGCGCGTCATCGCTTTCGCCAATCAGCTGTGCAACGACTATGGGCTGGATACAATCTCGGCCGGAGTGGCGATCGCGTTCCTGATGGAGGCCTCGGAGAAGGGGTTGATCGAGGCCCGGATCCCGTGGGGGGACGGGGAGAAGATCATCGAGCTCGTGGAGAAGATCGCCCGACGCGAGGGGATCGGTGATCGGATCGCCGACGGCCTCGAAGGCTTCGCTTCCGAGCTCGGGGCCGATTTCGCGATGACGATAAAAGGGGTCGAGGTCCCGATGCACGAGCCGCGGGGGAAGCAGGCCCTCGGCCTGTCTTACGCTACGAGCCCGCGCGGGGCGACGCACATGGAGGGGATCCACGACACGATGCTCGAGATCGATTCCCCTACCCCGGAGCTCGGGATCGACCGGGCCTACGACCGGTTCACCCTCCTCGACAAGCCTGTGATCGGAAAGATCTACGAGGACCTGCGCTCGTTCGTGAACTCGCTCGTCCTGTGCGCGTTCACTGTCCATGAGACCGGTGATCGTTATAATTTTCCCCAGGTCAGATCCCTGCTCGCTGCGGCGACCGGGATCGAGCTGACACCGCAGGGGATGCTCGAAGTCGGGGAGCGGAACTACGCCCTGATGCGCCTGCACGCTGCCCGGGCCGGGTACACGACCGACCGGGACGGGCTGCCGCGGCGGTTCCACGCGCCGCTTCCCCGCGGGGCGAGCGCCGGTCGGCCGGTCGATCCGGACGAGTTGAAGAAGGCGATCGCCGACTACTACAAAGCCCGCGGCTACGACCGCTACGGCCCGACCGACGCGACACTGCGCCGGCTCGGTCTTGACGATCTCATCGGGGTGATCGAGCGGTGAGAGCGGTCTCGATCATCGGGCACAAGAATACGGGAAAGACGCGCCTGATCGAGGAGCTGATCCCGATCCTCCAGGCCCGCGGCTACCGGGTGGGGACGGTGAAGCACGCCCCCCACACCCTGATCCAGGAAGACCCGAACGCCGACTCGGCCCGCCACCGGGAGGCGGGAGCGGAGAGGACCCTCCTGATCGGGGAGGACGGAGCAGCGCTGTTCTTCGATCCGGCCGGAGATATCGCGGAGACGATCGAGCGGGCGTTCGCCGGGGTCGACCTCGTGTTGATCGAGGGGATGAAGCACGGACCGTTCCCCAAGCTCGAGGTCTTCCGTCCATCCCGCGCGCTGCGCACCGAGCCCCTCGCCGGGGAGATCGAGGTCATCGGAGTGATCACCGCTGCGCACGTCGCCCTCCCCGATGGGGTGGAGGTCCTATCCCCCCGCGATCCGGAGGGAATCGCCGACTTCATCGAGGAGCGGATCCTCTAGCAGGGGGGAGGAGTTTGTGGTACCCTTCTTCCCATGAAGACGCAATGCACAACCGCATCTCCTGGGGCCACGATAGTCATCGTCCCCCCCGGGATTCCGCGCCTCGAGACGGGCCGGCGCCTCGCCGCCGGACTGATCGGGGGCGAACCCGAGCGGATCGCGCGCGGGGCACATCCTGACCTGATCGAGCTTTCTCCGATGAAGGGGAAGGAGCGGATCGGGATCGAGCAGGTGCGGGAGGTGATCCGGGCCGGACAGTTCGCCCCGGTGGAGGGAGTGAGAAAGGTGTGCCTGATCCCGCGCGGAGAGGCCCTCACCCCCGAGGCGGAGAACGCCCTGCTCAAGGTGTTGGAGGAGCCGAGCCGCGATCTCTCGTTCCTCATCCTCGTCGGGGAGGCGCAGGACCTCCTCCCCACGATCCGCTCCCGGGGACGGATCGTCCGCCTTCCCTCACCATCCCCGGACGAGCTCGCCGCCCGACTCGGGGCGCTCGGGTACGATGAGCGGGTGATCCCCTACCTCATCGGCCTCCTCTCCGGGGAGGAGCTCGCTCCGTTCCTGGAGAACCGGGTGGACGTGTCCGCCGCTATCGAGACGGCGCGGGCTGAACTGGACGGAGCCGACCTCAAGACTGCTGCCTCCCTCGCCGTGGGAGAGGCCCCGATCCCTGGCTACGAGGGGACGATCCGGATCCTGACGGAGGTGGACGCGCGCGGGCCGACGGCGGCGGTCGCAGCCGCCCGCGGGATCGCGGGCTTCGGGCGGGCGGCGGGACTCGTCTTCCTCGCGCGGACTACGCGGGTGTTGTTCGCCGCGGCCCGGCGGAGGGAGTCCCTGTTCCCCCCTCATCCGGGGATCGACCGCCTGGCGCGGGCCGACGTGGTCGCGCTCGCACGCGAGGCGGAGAAGGCACGGCGGGCGCTCGAGGGGTACACTTCGACGGAGGCGGTACTACTCTCGTTCTTCCTCCAATGCGGAGGTGAGGGATGATGGATGGGGATCGGATCGTCCTCGTGCGGGTGTACGATTTGACCCGGTCGAGCGAGTACTTCCACGCATCCGGGATCGAGCTCTCTCCCGGGGACAAGTGCGTGGTCGACCATAACGGCCTCCGGCTCGGGGAGGTGCTGAACGTACTCGATGCCGGAAGCGGGCTCAGCGGGCAGCTGGAGCGGGTGGTGCGGATCGCAACTCCCCGCGACATTGAGACCCATTCCCGCAACCTGGCCGAGTCCGAGCAGGTTCTCTCCTCCGCCCGGGAGGTGGTGAACCGCCACGGCCTTCCGATGCACCTCGTCGCCGCGGAGTATACCCTCGACCGCGCACAGCTGCGCAT
This window of the Candidatus Bipolaricaulota bacterium genome carries:
- a CDS encoding long-chain-fatty-acid--CoA ligase, with translation MQMRTLSSVLSETAARFPDRHAIRYQGETITYRELDARVDRLARGLIELGVEKGDKVGLWMPNIPEWVIAYFAIARIGAVVVPMNTRYKPHEVSYILGNSEATALFMVDSFVGIDYLKMIDEVRKDLPGLKNVIVHGRTGEGMHEFAAVEDLGEKLLGDGVLEAREQACDPLENVFILYTSGTTGNPKGAMLSHHNIAKNAEQVTEVLHTTEKDVFLLAVPFFHCFGCVMGITGAVTWGASIVPMPVFKAKEALELVEQEKVTILYGVPTMFVLELEEYRKGKEDGSSYDVSSLRTGIMAGAPCPVEVMRGTMEELGCNVSIAYGLTEASPVITMTRFDDSLERRVETVGRPLPGIEVRIVDDDHNPLPPGEMGELACRGYNVMMGYYKMPEVTAEAIDSEGWLYSGDLATMDEEGYVRIVGRKKDMLITGGFNVYPAEIEEYLFTHPKVQNVSVVGVPDDVMGEVAIAYIIPREGVSIDPQEIVDYCAGKIANFKVPRYVEIVDEFPMTQSGKIQKFRLREMAREALEAGKLTKLKPSKG
- a CDS encoding aldehyde ferredoxin oxidoreductase family protein, whose product is MRAAFGRYLDVDLSAGRIQEYAVPARWYDLHLGGKGIGARILLAELTGKEDPLSPENILVFATGPFQGTGLMGAGRHAVLALSPKTRSVADSYVGGYFGHELGRSGYDGIIVRGRADTPVYISLIDGKAEIHRADDLWGKGVGETDRTLRNRHPGGRVAAIGIAGENLVQMACIMHDVTRSAGRPGLGAVMGSKNLKAIIVHGTEDKPLHDRARFQSERTAYVRAMFDKAARDFGEYGTVGGLTWLSEHGILPTKNFQEGTFDRAEEIGGERLHDTILVDRETCAGCPIRCKRVVAAEFAGRKVDPLFGGPEYETTAAFGSLCMNDDLRVIAFANQLCNDYGLDTISAGVAIAFLMEASEKGLIEARIPWGDGEKIIELVEKIARREGIGDRIADGLEGFASELGADFAMTIKGVEVPMHEPRGKQALGLSYATSPRGATHMEGIHDTMLEIDSPTPELGIDRAYDRFTLLDKPVIGKIYEDLRSFVNSLVLCAFTVHETGDRYNFPQVRSLLAAATGIELTPQGMLEVGERNYALMRLHAARAGYTTDRDGLPRRFHAPLPRGASAGRPVDPDELKKAIADYYKARGYDRYGPTDATLRRLGLDDLIGVIER
- the mobB gene encoding molybdopterin-guanine dinucleotide biosynthesis protein B, with protein sequence MRAVSIIGHKNTGKTRLIEELIPILQARGYRVGTVKHAPHTLIQEDPNADSARHREAGAERTLLIGEDGAALFFDPAGDIAETIERAFAGVDLVLIEGMKHGPFPKLEVFRPSRALRTEPLAGEIEVIGVITAAHVALPDGVEVLSPRDPEGIADFIEERIL